One genomic region from Kamptonema formosum PCC 6407 encodes:
- a CDS encoding hybrid sensor histidine kinase/response regulator, whose amino-acid sequence MIEDEELRNVFKSASEEHLQKLDDGFLYLEKHPDDSAKLEELLRETHSLKGDAGMLGVKDVSTLAHQMEHILGSVKRGETVLTPEISDRLSQGLEALRQLVNEAVTGESSGINAFYILASMMGASTSQQRNRETSESQQHEKTNVEEQTITPPGKEIINQNVEEVVSDNFLLSPINSVETVLADNSSLLEANAVEVNLTDSSSLLQTNSLEITPNSVEAGLADNSSRSQTNSLQNSPLPASPTYRIETIRVPTQNLDALMTQAGELTVTKIRLAHRLSEIEEITTLCEDWSRDAFLNRFVLNQVETPTNISAQNGAMAQLQKYHQYAEERLENLGILINSLRTEIYEDTARLDLIAGELEEGIRTLRLLPLSTIFNIFPRMVRDLARQEGKQVELIIVGGETRADKRILEEMKDPLMHMIRNAIDHGIETPAEREQKGKPSLATLQLRGYNTATNIIIEVIDDGRGLDIEQIKKTAIKRGIYTEEELAVMTANQIQSLIFSSGFSTRTFVTEVSGRGVGLDVVRSNVEALKGTIQVESTVGQGCTLRLSLGTTLTTAHVLIVAVNGIYYALPVEFIQTTRLVSQSDIFPLEGRETIVLDDHPVSVAKLENLIQINNKAWQLWNNKKGERQGNTNHNTSRPHLSSTNHKQMFCIILKIGEERLGLFVDALIDEQDVVLKPQSHLLKRVRNVAGATILGTGEVCMVLNPQDLIKSIRKQAVSRTSLLSLTDAGSEAVTTKQVILLAEDSIATRTQEKRILEAAGYEVVTAVDGLDAYNKLKTRTFDAVVSDVQMPNLDGLELTTKIRQHREYSELPIILVTSLASDEDKKRGAEAGASAYITKGNFNQEVLLQTLSRLV is encoded by the coding sequence ATGATCGAAGATGAAGAACTAAGAAATGTCTTTAAATCTGCAAGCGAAGAGCATTTACAGAAACTTGACGACGGATTTCTGTATTTAGAGAAACATCCAGATGACTCAGCCAAATTAGAAGAATTGCTGCGAGAAACCCACTCACTCAAAGGCGATGCTGGTATGTTGGGCGTTAAAGATGTGTCAACATTAGCTCATCAAATGGAGCATATTTTGGGAAGCGTTAAACGAGGCGAAACAGTTTTAACTCCCGAAATTAGCGATCGCCTTTCTCAAGGTTTGGAAGCCCTTCGCCAACTCGTCAATGAAGCCGTAACAGGAGAATCTTCCGGTATCAATGCCTTTTATATCCTCGCCTCGATGATGGGCGCTTCCACTTCACAGCAGAGGAATAGGGAAACGTCAGAAAGTCAGCAGCATGAAAAGACAAATGTAGAAGAACAAACCATCACGCCACCGGGAAAAGAAATTATAAATCAAAATGTTGAGGAGGTTGTAAGCGATAATTTTTTGCTTTCACCGATAAATTCTGTAGAGACGGTTTTAGCCGATAACTCTTCACTTTTGGAGGCGAATGCTGTAGAGGTGAATTTAACTGATAGCTCTTCGCTATTACAGACAAACTCATTAGAAATTACCCCTAATTCTGTAGAGGCAGGTTTAGCGGATAATTCTTCGCGATCGCAGACAAACTCACTGCAAAACTCACCCCTTCCAGCTTCTCCCACTTACCGCATTGAAACTATTCGCGTTCCCACGCAAAACCTTGATGCTTTAATGACGCAAGCAGGGGAACTCACAGTTACTAAAATTCGACTCGCTCACCGATTATCCGAAATCGAAGAAATTACAACTTTATGCGAAGATTGGAGCCGAGATGCCTTTCTCAATCGCTTTGTGCTTAACCAGGTGGAAACCCCAACCAATATCTCTGCACAAAATGGTGCAATGGCGCAATTGCAGAAATATCACCAATACGCCGAAGAACGTTTAGAAAATTTGGGGATTCTCATCAATAGCTTGAGAACTGAAATCTATGAAGATACTGCCAGATTAGATTTAATTGCGGGGGAATTAGAAGAAGGAATTCGCACTTTACGGTTGCTACCTTTGTCTACTATTTTCAATATATTTCCTCGGATGGTTAGGGACTTAGCCAGACAGGAAGGCAAGCAAGTAGAATTAATTATTGTAGGCGGCGAAACCAGAGCCGATAAACGCATTCTGGAAGAAATGAAAGATCCTCTGATGCACATGATTCGGAACGCAATCGATCATGGCATTGAAACACCAGCGGAACGCGAACAAAAAGGTAAACCCAGTCTCGCAACCCTTCAACTCAGAGGCTACAATACTGCTACTAATATCATAATTGAAGTCATCGATGACGGCAGAGGATTAGATATCGAACAAATTAAAAAAACGGCAATTAAACGCGGTATTTACACAGAAGAAGAACTCGCTGTAATGACAGCCAACCAAATTCAAAGCCTAATTTTTTCTTCGGGTTTTTCAACTCGCACATTTGTTACCGAGGTCTCTGGCAGAGGCGTAGGTTTAGATGTAGTTCGTAGCAATGTAGAAGCTCTAAAAGGAACTATTCAAGTAGAATCAACAGTCGGACAAGGATGTACTTTGCGGCTGTCTCTAGGCACTACTTTAACTACTGCTCATGTGCTAATTGTAGCTGTTAACGGAATTTATTATGCCTTACCTGTGGAATTTATTCAGACAACTCGACTGGTATCACAGTCTGATATTTTCCCCCTTGAAGGCAGGGAAACAATAGTTTTAGATGACCATCCAGTATCAGTTGCTAAACTTGAAAACTTGATCCAAATAAATAATAAAGCATGGCAGTTATGGAATAATAAAAAGGGAGAGAGACAAGGCAATACTAACCATAACACTTCCCGTCCACACTTATCAAGCACTAATCATAAACAAATGTTTTGTATTATTCTAAAAATCGGTGAGGAACGGTTGGGATTATTCGTGGATGCTCTGATCGATGAACAGGATGTCGTACTCAAACCCCAAAGTCATTTGCTCAAACGAGTTCGCAACGTTGCAGGTGCAACTATTTTAGGTACTGGCGAAGTTTGTATGGTGTTAAATCCTCAAGATTTGATTAAGTCTATACGGAAACAAGCTGTATCCCGTACCTCGTTACTTAGTTTAACTGATGCCGGAAGCGAGGCTGTCACGACAAAGCAAGTTATTCTGCTAGCAGAAGACTCCATTGCTACCCGCACTCAAGAAAAGCGGATTCTCGAAGCTGCGGGTTATGAAGTTGTGACAGCGGTAGATGGATTGGATGCTTATAATAAGTTAAAAACTCGCACTTTTGATGCTGTGGTCTCAGATGTACAAATGCCTAATTTAGATGGTTTAGAGCTAACTACTAAGATTCGTCAGCATAGAGAATATAGCGAATTGCCCATTATTTTGGTTACGTCTTTAGCTTCGGATGAAGATAAAAAAAGAGGTGCAGAAGCAGGGGCAAGTGCCTACATTACTAAAGGAAATTTCAATCAAGAAGTATTGTTGCAAACTTTGAGCAGATTGGTGTAA
- a CDS encoding HAMP domain-containing methyl-accepting chemotaxis protein: MKLSTKLYLGFFIIPAMILMAIAIYSISSFERIDRQIATIYDDRVVPLQQIKQVSDSYAIVIIDSFNKAEVGLITSDDALQAINKAQIIIQDSWNAYHNTNLTLAEEAIIAETEDLFIQVNSKIAQIEPVLKSQNTSQLDALERSLYNYTDPLTTQLQELINLQIRVAKEEREKANLVYAEIQLVFKILLVISLLIASPIGFIFSRSILTAFKHTLNALVATSTEMAVAAEEQDRIAAQQASAVNQTTSTMTQLTASSKVAAQQAEAAAEGAKQVLDLASGGTQTVARSLSEMVALKQKMVVMQAQIFQLSEQTDRIGSISSLVSDLANQTNMLALNAAIEAVRAGTHGNGFAVIAAEIRKLADRSQKSATKINDLVEDIQKAIHSTEIVTRDSTKTLEEGAKISQDTAETFSGVKAAIDEFAVNVQTISLNAQQQAIAIQQVVEAMRVLNTAAAETASGIRQVKIGTQNLNEAAIVLKALV, translated from the coding sequence ATGAAATTAAGCACAAAGCTCTATTTAGGCTTTTTTATAATCCCAGCAATGATTTTGATGGCGATCGCTATTTATTCTATTTCTTCCTTTGAACGGATAGATCGGCAAATCGCCACCATCTATGATGACCGGGTTGTGCCTTTGCAACAGATCAAGCAAGTTTCAGACAGTTATGCCATCGTGATTATCGATAGCTTTAATAAAGCTGAGGTGGGTTTAATTACCAGTGATGATGCACTCCAAGCTATTAATAAAGCTCAGATAATCATTCAGGATAGTTGGAATGCTTATCACAATACTAATTTAACTTTGGCAGAGGAAGCTATTATTGCTGAGACCGAGGATTTATTCATTCAAGTCAATAGCAAAATAGCTCAGATCGAGCCAGTGTTAAAAAGTCAAAATACATCTCAATTAGATGCCTTAGAGAGGTCTTTATATAACTATACTGACCCTTTAACTACCCAGCTTCAAGAGTTGATAAATTTGCAGATCCGGGTAGCTAAAGAAGAGCGAGAAAAAGCTAATTTAGTTTATGCAGAAATCCAGCTTGTTTTTAAAATATTATTGGTTATTTCACTATTGATTGCTTCTCCTATTGGCTTTATCTTCAGCCGTTCTATTCTGACTGCATTTAAACATACTCTCAATGCCCTTGTGGCAACTTCAACAGAGATGGCTGTTGCTGCCGAAGAACAGGATCGAATTGCCGCACAGCAAGCCTCTGCTGTGAATCAAACTACTAGCACGATGACTCAATTAACGGCTTCCTCAAAAGTTGCGGCCCAGCAGGCTGAAGCAGCCGCAGAGGGTGCTAAACAGGTCTTAGATTTAGCTTCCGGAGGAACTCAGACAGTAGCGCGATCGCTCTCAGAAATGGTTGCTCTTAAACAAAAAATGGTAGTGATGCAAGCGCAGATTTTCCAACTGAGCGAACAAACCGATCGAATTGGCAGTATTTCAAGTTTAGTTAGCGATTTAGCTAACCAAACAAATATGCTGGCACTCAATGCTGCGATCGAGGCTGTACGCGCCGGGACTCATGGTAATGGATTTGCGGTTATTGCTGCCGAGATTCGCAAGCTAGCAGATCGAAGTCAGAAATCGGCTACTAAGATTAACGATCTGGTTGAAGATATCCAGAAAGCAATTCATTCAACAGAAATAGTAACGAGGGATAGCACGAAAACACTTGAAGAGGGAGCTAAAATATCCCAAGATACAGCAGAGACTTTTAGTGGTGTCAAGGCAGCAATTGATGAGTTTGCTGTCAACGTTCAAACTATCTCGCTCAATGCTCAACAACAAGCGATCGCGATTCAGCAAGTAGTAGAAGCTATGAGAGTTCTCAATACAGCAGCAGCCGAAACTGCAAGCGGTATCCGCCAAGTCAAAATCGGTACGCAAAACCTGAATGAAGCGGCCATAGTTCTTAAAGCTCTAGTTTAA
- a CDS encoding methyl-accepting chemotaxis protein, with amino-acid sequence MFNQLRMRNRMLLGYAIPGFIYLALSVLAYITANQVFYAFKEVERVQNIIINTNNMYRGSDQAVRSFRGYIINRDNNFITQYQTGLDLSRSAANSIKPLIKNPEQRTRLDKMVEFVNEYAVFSNEIIALLKQNKRTEALTLFNQGKGTQFINQFEALSIVFTESEQSILKAEMTEAKASLNFLIVLLIGGSAFLVLFGVLIAWLISSGIVKTIDRAINAIATSSTEIAATVEEQERMATQQAASVNQTTTTMDELGASSRATAQQIESAANEAKEALNLAGGGTKAVGKTLEAMATLKIKVSAMQGQIMQLREQTDQIGNISTLVSDLANQTNMLALNAAVEAVRAGEHGKGFAVVAAEIRKLADQSKKSADKINLLVGDIQMAINSTVMVTEQGTKTVEAGVNIAEETAQAFVGVANAINNVVLSSQQISMNAKQQVIAIEQVVDAMNSLNQAAAQTASGIGQTKVGTQKLNEAALDLKAVV; translated from the coding sequence ATGTTTAATCAATTAAGAATGAGAAATCGAATGTTACTTGGGTATGCAATTCCGGGATTTATCTACCTGGCATTGTCTGTATTAGCTTACATAACAGCAAATCAAGTATTTTATGCTTTTAAAGAAGTTGAGAGGGTGCAGAATATTATTATAAATACTAACAATATGTATAGAGGTTCAGATCAAGCAGTGCGGAGCTTTCGCGGCTATATAATCAACAGAGATAATAATTTTATAACTCAATATCAAACAGGATTGGACTTATCTCGTAGTGCGGCTAATAGCATAAAGCCACTAATCAAAAACCCGGAACAGAGAACCCGATTAGACAAAATGGTTGAATTTGTTAATGAATATGCAGTTTTTAGTAATGAAATCATCGCTTTATTAAAGCAGAATAAAAGAACTGAAGCTTTAACTTTATTTAACCAAGGAAAAGGGACTCAATTTATTAATCAATTTGAGGCATTGAGCATTGTATTCACAGAATCTGAACAATCTATTCTAAAAGCAGAAATGACAGAAGCAAAAGCTTCTTTAAACTTTTTAATCGTCTTGTTGATAGGAGGTTCAGCTTTTTTGGTACTGTTTGGTGTACTTATTGCTTGGTTAATTTCTTCAGGTATTGTCAAAACAATTGATCGGGCAATCAATGCGATCGCGACTTCTTCAACTGAGATTGCAGCAACAGTGGAGGAACAGGAACGTATGGCAACTCAGCAAGCAGCTTCAGTTAATCAAACTACCACGACAATGGATGAATTGGGTGCATCTTCAAGAGCAACTGCACAGCAGATAGAAAGTGCTGCCAATGAAGCAAAGGAAGCTTTAAACCTGGCTGGAGGCGGAACAAAAGCTGTAGGCAAAACCTTAGAAGCGATGGCAACACTAAAAATTAAAGTGTCGGCTATGCAAGGACAGATTATGCAATTGAGAGAACAAACCGATCAAATTGGTAATATCTCAACTTTGGTAAGCGATCTGGCAAATCAGACTAATATGCTGGCACTAAATGCAGCAGTTGAAGCAGTGCGAGCAGGGGAACATGGCAAAGGGTTTGCAGTTGTTGCAGCAGAAATTCGCAAACTAGCCGATCAGAGTAAAAAATCAGCGGATAAAATTAATCTTCTGGTTGGTGATATTCAAATGGCGATTAATTCTACAGTAATGGTGACAGAGCAGGGAACTAAAACAGTTGAAGCAGGAGTAAATATTGCGGAGGAAACAGCCCAAGCTTTTGTAGGTGTCGCAAATGCAATTAACAATGTGGTTTTGAGCTCTCAACAAATTTCTATGAATGCTAAACAGCAAGTAATTGCCATCGAACAGGTGGTTGATGCGATGAATTCTCTTAATCAAGCAGCGGCCCAAACAGCTAGCGGGATCGGTCAAACTAAAGTGGGTACACAGAAATTAAATGAAGCCGCACTAGACCTTAAAGCCGTAGTCTAG
- a CDS encoding protein-arginine deiminase family protein, with the protein MRWIRYVAIALVNAFGVVVGIVWVAVPHTLAQSSIDSTIQTYQLQETTPSVRSLPELYKIRDRLKADLNKLTQNSDRTLFPEPWREEIQRQQSENSRRNLQAVEASILIEEEANNTWQQAAKLARQAVEIGRIPSPNAATWERSQHLWQAAIEILRQIPQESFLADKAIEKTIEYQGYVAIATYEWQLARSIEEAKNRDRLEKLAKANVSKSATVTPLSIPSTSVTPPLGFSFLGDTNRDGIIDQRDEQKREKWSFSSGALILFNHDDDDRKGIPDWQDRKVNGERDVQDLAPITLKLSEEFVGSQIFLTADTAALRHVNIFQKTNDGWRIVDISGKEPLVFDREMVLGVEAKQFRDRNWSGVIALKATAVKNGKEMAADTIQMGVSPWIVSPNTAPVKEIHVSDRGVQNSDFVAQIKQAIEPTDTKTKIIPGDSIWLQETKEIGYVQIPDKSGIRTFNSALKRGGDNQSKSLLGRDFGTFEIGQSRGLDPLNQWADGYGNLEVTPPLAGYPMGRVYYGNSGTATLNPEVVDFIKAQQVQGPPVDIDTSWLLIRNADEIISFIPNNSGQPLLMVVSPEAGVKLLEELAKKGYNDAIVNRDLSTQTTVRAALNNKSLIQHNLYLQQEKINPLLSKLKKEFQLTDDRIIQVPAMFGYSGYAWWPNMVNSVAVNGQLLVSNPRGPMIDGQDYTQEKFRQLVAPSGITVNFLEDKYYHELRGNTHSATNTIRQGEVKPFWEF; encoded by the coding sequence ATGCGCTGGATTCGGTACGTTGCGATCGCCCTCGTCAATGCCTTCGGTGTCGTGGTTGGTATCGTCTGGGTTGCTGTCCCCCACACACTCGCTCAATCTTCGATCGACTCCACGATCCAAACCTACCAGCTTCAAGAGACGACTCCGAGTGTGCGATCGCTACCGGAACTTTACAAAATTCGCGATCGGCTCAAAGCTGACCTAAATAAACTCACCCAAAATAGCGATCGTACTCTGTTTCCAGAACCCTGGAGAGAGGAAATCCAGCGCCAACAGTCTGAAAATTCGCGCCGAAACCTCCAAGCGGTTGAAGCTAGCATTCTGATTGAAGAAGAAGCAAATAATACTTGGCAGCAAGCTGCTAAACTTGCAAGGCAAGCTGTGGAAATTGGACGCATACCGAGCCCTAACGCTGCTACCTGGGAGCGATCGCAACATTTGTGGCAAGCAGCAATCGAAATTTTGCGCCAAATTCCTCAAGAATCTTTCCTCGCGGATAAAGCAATTGAAAAAACTATCGAATATCAGGGATACGTTGCGATCGCCACTTATGAATGGCAATTAGCGCGATCGATTGAGGAAGCTAAAAATAGAGATCGGTTAGAAAAACTGGCAAAAGCAAATGTTAGCAAATCCGCCACTGTTACCCCACTATCTATCCCCTCAACTAGCGTCACACCCCCTCTAGGTTTTTCCTTTTTGGGGGATACAAACAGAGATGGTATAATTGACCAGCGAGACGAACAGAAACGTGAAAAATGGTCTTTTTCTAGCGGGGCCCTGATACTATTTAATCATGATGATGACGATCGCAAAGGAATTCCCGATTGGCAAGATCGAAAAGTAAATGGAGAGCGCGATGTACAAGATTTAGCTCCCATTACCTTGAAACTATCAGAAGAATTTGTGGGTTCTCAAATATTTCTCACCGCTGACACCGCCGCCCTCCGCCACGTTAATATTTTTCAAAAGACCAATGACGGCTGGAGAATTGTAGATATTTCCGGCAAAGAGCCCCTAGTTTTTGACCGCGAGATGGTCTTGGGTGTAGAAGCTAAACAGTTTCGAGATCGCAACTGGAGTGGCGTAATTGCCCTGAAAGCCACCGCCGTTAAAAATGGTAAAGAAATGGCTGCGGACACAATTCAAATGGGAGTATCGCCCTGGATCGTGTCGCCCAATACAGCACCAGTTAAGGAAATTCATGTCAGCGATCGCGGCGTGCAAAATTCGGACTTTGTAGCTCAAATTAAGCAAGCCATAGAACCCACAGATACGAAAACAAAAATCATTCCGGGTGACAGTATTTGGCTGCAAGAAACTAAAGAAATTGGCTATGTTCAAATTCCCGACAAATCGGGGATTCGCACCTTCAATTCCGCCCTAAAACGTGGAGGTGACAATCAGAGTAAATCACTCTTAGGTCGCGACTTCGGAACTTTTGAAATCGGTCAATCGCGAGGGCTAGATCCTCTCAACCAGTGGGCAGATGGGTATGGTAATTTAGAAGTAACACCGCCCCTGGCTGGATATCCAATGGGTCGAGTTTATTATGGCAATTCTGGCACAGCAACACTCAATCCAGAGGTAGTTGATTTTATTAAAGCTCAGCAAGTTCAAGGGCCACCAGTTGATATTGATACTTCTTGGCTTTTAATTCGCAATGCTGATGAAATCATCAGTTTTATTCCCAATAATTCGGGTCAACCATTATTAATGGTTGTCAGTCCTGAAGCGGGAGTAAAATTGTTGGAAGAACTCGCTAAAAAAGGCTACAATGATGCAATAGTTAATCGCGATTTAAGCACTCAAACAACTGTTCGTGCTGCTTTGAATAATAAATCGCTAATTCAGCATAATCTCTATTTGCAACAGGAAAAAATCAACCCACTGTTGTCAAAATTGAAAAAAGAGTTTCAACTCACCGACGATCGCATTATCCAAGTTCCAGCGATGTTCGGTTACAGCGGTTATGCTTGGTGGCCCAATATGGTTAACTCTGTAGCAGTAAACGGTCAATTGTTAGTTTCTAACCCTCGCGGCCCAATGATTGACGGCCAAGATTACACTCAGGAGAAATTTCGCCAATTAGTAGCACCTTCCGGGATTACGGTTAACTTTTTGGAAGACAAGTATTATCACGAACTCAGAGGTAATACTCACTCTGCTACTAATACGATACGTCAGGGAGAAGTCAAGCCTTTTTGGGAGTTTTAG
- the nadC gene encoding carboxylating nicotinate-nucleotide diphosphorylase: MIKPFSPLPPWIVLDSLLQSWLVEDIGRGDRTTSALFPPQSIQSTAKWIVKESGIIAGLPIAARVFHLLDNSVKFIPQVSEGEWCEKGKIIAEIAGNFDALLTGERVALNLAMRLSGIATFTRKYVDRIADLPVQLVDTRKTTPGLRILEKYATQLGGARNHRMGLDDGVMIKDNHIAAAGGIGEAIDRIRATIPYPLTVEVETETLAEVETALKHEADIIMLDNMSVDLMRQAVELVRQHSNRIKIEASGNITLETIRSVAETGVDYISTSAPITRSTWLDLSMKFVNS; the protein is encoded by the coding sequence ATGATTAAACCTTTTTCTCCGCTTCCTCCTTGGATTGTATTGGATTCGCTGTTACAAAGTTGGCTGGTAGAGGATATTGGTAGAGGCGATCGCACCACATCCGCTTTATTTCCCCCCCAAAGCATCCAGAGCACAGCTAAATGGATAGTTAAAGAGTCAGGAATCATTGCGGGATTACCGATCGCCGCCAGAGTATTTCACCTTTTAGATAATAGCGTCAAATTTATCCCCCAAGTTTCAGAAGGAGAGTGGTGTGAAAAAGGAAAAATTATTGCAGAAATTGCGGGCAATTTTGATGCCTTGTTAACAGGAGAAAGAGTAGCATTGAACTTAGCTATGCGTCTCAGTGGCATTGCTACTTTTACTCGAAAATATGTAGATCGCATTGCAGATTTACCTGTACAACTGGTAGATACTCGCAAAACAACACCGGGGTTGAGAATATTAGAAAAGTATGCTACTCAACTCGGTGGGGCTCGAAATCACCGGATGGGATTAGACGATGGAGTAATGATTAAAGACAATCACATTGCTGCTGCGGGGGGAATTGGAGAAGCGATCGATCGCATTCGAGCAACTATTCCCTATCCTTTAACAGTAGAAGTAGAAACAGAAACCCTGGCAGAAGTAGAAACAGCTTTAAAACATGAAGCAGATATAATTATGTTAGATAATATGTCTGTTGACTTAATGCGTCAAGCAGTGGAACTCGTTCGTCAGCATAGCAACCGCATCAAAATTGAAGCCTCTGGTAATATTACCTTAGAAACAATTAGAAGTGTAGCTGAAACTGGAGTAGACTACATTTCAACCAGTGCTCCTATTACTCGTTCAACTTGGCTAGATTTAAGCATGAAATTTGTTAATAGTTAA
- a CDS encoding mechanosensitive ion channel family protein: protein MLENLFHQFETLNIAVKFLFILLINALVTGVLYVFLFYILRPIFRKLEQDIALVTLSVSSYPILIVCAIYSLKFTVGTFVSADLLAALEHLLTPISIATISYWLVQLFIEVFIYYLKEYTKKTEAMWDDVLLPILSAVVPVIIYLVGSVLLLSSFGVDLSGIWVALGGATFVLGFALQDILSNFFSGVVLLIDTPFRFGDILLLEDGSIGMLRRIGIRVTQLYIFSNHCDVYIPNSVLQGQKLTNLSRPTSLYYHSLEIEIPSEGNFEESKKLMQAIVLAHPDTLGDIDAKLEVINNYYNAEESDVNLWEQQEIGKLRLLAEQEVNLKLEEIEQALESLVVTVQFAEKGGLTQDERENVQQEYQAILELIGFQMSEETEGRSAVVNFEEYNEEGLIELIREWYRIWLRDPNLLDEDQFFISDEWERKINLLKRRAQRLSQKISNPQADETRLDDYVIEIIKWLKEKLKVPRKKWQEPQIRMIGMNHEESSVYLELNISFFVDDIKLEDGKRGDRVRSQIYQEIFRCLQNTYMNWNGIKEIGETQENGNAVDASITQSPVSSFVQTGLDSTTAKQGFAFYLSVGRNKSGAKSGKALDK, encoded by the coding sequence ATGTTAGAAAATCTATTCCATCAATTTGAAACGCTGAATATAGCGGTCAAGTTCCTGTTTATTTTGCTAATTAATGCTCTGGTAACAGGAGTATTATATGTATTCTTGTTTTATATTCTGCGCCCAATTTTTCGTAAGCTTGAGCAGGATATTGCTCTAGTTACCTTAAGTGTTTCCTCTTATCCCATCCTGATCGTCTGCGCTATTTATAGTCTAAAGTTTACTGTTGGAACATTCGTGTCTGCCGATCTTCTTGCTGCACTAGAACATCTCCTAACACCGATTTCAATTGCCACTATTAGTTATTGGTTAGTGCAATTATTTATTGAAGTTTTTATCTATTACCTAAAAGAATACACTAAAAAAACTGAAGCGATGTGGGATGATGTCTTGCTTCCCATCCTCTCAGCCGTTGTCCCTGTGATTATTTACCTGGTTGGCAGTGTGCTTTTGCTTAGCTCCTTTGGGGTTGATTTAAGTGGAATTTGGGTAGCCTTGGGTGGCGCTACTTTTGTTCTCGGTTTTGCACTTCAGGATATTTTATCTAATTTTTTTAGTGGGGTTGTTTTACTCATAGATACTCCTTTTAGATTTGGTGATATTTTGCTCCTTGAAGATGGCTCAATTGGAATGCTGCGCCGGATTGGTATTAGGGTAACTCAGCTTTATATATTTAGTAACCATTGTGATGTTTATATTCCCAATAGTGTTTTGCAGGGTCAAAAACTAACTAATTTAAGCCGTCCTACTTCTTTATACTATCACTCTCTCGAAATAGAAATACCCTCTGAGGGTAATTTTGAGGAATCGAAGAAGCTGATGCAAGCAATTGTGTTAGCTCATCCAGATACGTTAGGGGACATAGATGCTAAATTGGAGGTAATTAATAATTACTATAACGCTGAAGAAAGTGATGTGAATCTATGGGAACAACAAGAAATTGGCAAATTGCGGTTACTGGCTGAACAAGAAGTAAATTTAAAATTAGAGGAAATTGAACAAGCTCTTGAATCTTTAGTTGTGACTGTGCAATTTGCAGAAAAAGGAGGTTTAACTCAAGATGAAAGAGAAAATGTTCAACAGGAATACCAAGCAATTTTAGAACTCATAGGTTTTCAAATGAGCGAGGAAACGGAAGGTCGCAGTGCTGTTGTTAATTTTGAAGAATATAATGAAGAGGGACTGATTGAGCTAATTAGAGAGTGGTATCGAATTTGGCTCAGAGATCCTAATTTGCTGGATGAGGATCAATTCTTCATTTCAGATGAATGGGAACGAAAGATTAATTTGCTCAAGCGGAGGGCGCAACGATTATCTCAAAAAATTTCTAATCCTCAAGCTGACGAAACTCGTTTGGATGATTATGTGATAGAGATAATTAAATGGCTGAAAGAGAAGTTGAAAGTGCCGAGAAAAAAATGGCAAGAACCGCAAATCAGGATGATCGGAATGAATCACGAGGAGTCTTCGGTGTATCTTGAATTAAATATTAGCTTTTTTGTGGATGATATTAAACTGGAAGATGGGAAAAGGGGCGATCGCGTTAGAAGCCAAATTTATCAAGAAATCTTCCGCTGTCTCCAAAATACTTACATGAATTGGAATGGTATTAAAGAGATAGGTGAGACACAGGAGAATGGGAATGCTGTCGATGCTAGCATTACTCAGAGTCCTGTCAGCAGTTTTGTACAGACTGGACTCGATTCCACGACTGCTAAACAAGGCTTTGCATTTTACTTGTCGGTAGGTAGGAATAAATCTGGGGCCAAGTCGGGAAAAGCTCTTGATAAGTAA
- a CDS encoding slr1659 superfamily regulator, which yields MSNQEVKGEDYKVEYDPASSTVYFKGEISLGGPKDYAPIVKLLDEAASLASSTLTLNVKELGFLNSSGISMLSKFVLGMRKKKTQLIVLGSKTMPWQAKSLKNLERLLPGLKLVV from the coding sequence ATGAGCAATCAAGAAGTCAAGGGTGAGGACTATAAAGTTGAATACGATCCAGCATCGTCAACAGTTTATTTTAAAGGGGAAATCAGTCTAGGAGGCCCCAAGGATTATGCTCCAATTGTTAAGTTGCTTGATGAAGCGGCTAGTTTAGCATCCTCAACCTTAACATTAAATGTAAAAGAATTAGGATTCCTCAATAGTTCAGGGATCAGTATGCTGTCAAAATTTGTACTGGGTATGCGGAAAAAGAAAACTCAATTGATAGTTTTAGGTTCAAAGACAATGCCTTGGCAAGCTAAATCACTGAAAAACTTAGAGCGATTGCTTCCAGGTTTAAAACTGGTAGTGTAA